GCCGCTGCATTAGAGAAACCCACCATTCTGGGCACACACCGAAGACATTCGGGGTTGCCACCCATGCAAACGAAAACACACCACAGCACTGTACTTTTTCTTCCCCCTGTTAGCTGTTCCGTTTTTAAAAGCAAGCAAACAACAACTAAATAAATTTGCtcttttattttgattatttaaatgaattcgACAGAACCGTAGGCTTTGGTGTTGTCTATAATGTTGGCACAGGAGATAGCTCCGACGGAAATTGGAAAGCACGCAAACATTATCGGAGGTGagtggaagaaaaaaaaatggcagAAAAATAGCAAGCAATTTAAGTAACTCGTTTTGTTTTCACTTCTCAGCTGCCCAGGAGGATCTGGCAAATATGGATGTTCTCGTATGTGGACGGTGCCTGAAGGCCTACAACTTTGTCGAGGAGTTTCAGTCGCACAAGGAAGATGCCTGCGAGAAGGAGAATGCAAACCTTAAGGACTCGCTGGACACCAAGCCTTCAATCTGGGCATTTTCGCTGTGGAAGGCCACACAGTTGCATGCCCGCAAGGAATCGAGTGCTAGCAATTCATGGGCCATGTACCAGCATTGGGTGAGGCTCGAGGAGAGCGTGAGGGAGCCATGGATTGTGGCTGGCAAGACAATACAGTCTTTTGGCAAGATTGCACATGGACAGCTGCAGGATATGCCAGTGCGCATCACCAAAACGGTTGTGAAtcccaacaacaataataacacTTCGAACAGCAATAACAACGCAAGCGCATCCCCAACCAGAAGTAAGTATAAATTTCATAGAAACGGAATTACTATTAAATCAGTGTCCGTATCcgtatacaaaaataaagcaTATTCAAGCTTAGTCTCGTGGTTGATTCAATGCTGATACCCAGCAACATTCTTTCAATGTGTGACTAGAATCGAGATCGTCTATAAACTGTACTTCTTTTCAGAATCGACTGCTAATAAGCTGCCAGCCTTGTCCAACCAACTGAAAGACATTGAGAACGAACGGCCCGTATCCAAGCCAGGAACCCCAACGctgccaccaacaacaacatccacTGCCTCGAGTGGTGGTGCTGTCAAACCGAACAATCGAATAGCCACCCGTTGTGATTCCAAGACCGAACAGCGCACTGAAGAGGCTGTGGAAAAGATTGTCGCTAAACGCTTCAATCCGAGACGCAAGACACACGAGTATTTGGTTAAATGGGTGGACCGTTCGCACAATGGCAACACCTGGGAGGTGATGGCCAATCTCGAGAGTGTGCCCTTTTTCCTACAAATGTTTGAGAAGCAGCTGGCGCGTCAGAAACTGACCAGAGAGAAGGGACTGGATGCCTTGAAGCGTCTGCAGCATCCAGTGCCCTCATCGAAAACCGATTCTCCAGCTCCACTCAGTCCAGCCACGCCTCAAGCACAAGTATCGCCGAGCTCTCGGCCATCGCGCACTTCGAAAACCAAAGCCATGGATGCGTTCAAGCAATGGGTAACCGATACTGCTGTTGGCGACGGTTCTTCATCGCCCTCCTCGGGCAACGACGATGAATCCGCCAACGAGCAGGAATGGGCCGCCGCCACGTCGGGTCCCACCAAACGCAAGCTCAATCAAACTGATTCCAGTATTGAGGAGACCGCAGTGAATGACTCGGTGGAACTGGAGGATCTCGAGGAGGATCTGCCCATACACACTGTGAAGCGTTTAAAAAACGGCGGTAGCTCCGTGCAGCAAAGCAAATCGCGTGTCCATTCGGCTGATAGACAGGCTGCGTCCAGAATTAATGGAAACTCTGCTGCCTCCGGAGCGGACAGTATCAAAATGGGAGAGATCATCTACACGGACGACACCACCAGCTCTGGAATGTTTCGTAAACCGGAAATGCCAAACACCCTGCTTTTGGTAAATAAATGATGAGATCATCTGTAAAAAACGATAATTCATCTTGAAATCCGTTtcagaaaaataataaagtcGAGTGTCCTGTACGCTATCTGTCCCGTTCGGAGATAGCCAGCAATAATACAGGGGTCTTCCGCGTTGAGCACTCGGAGCCGACAGCCCCCGTcacagcagtggcagccgcCGTTGCCGCTCAAAAGACCAGCACCAGTAGCGCCTCAGCCACGACAGTGGGAGGAGGGGGCATAGCCAAACGTTTGAGCGTAGCCCGCCCTTCACACTCCAATTCCAGTTCGCCTGTGACTGTAAGCCAGCGTCAGCAGGTGATACGTCCCCCTGGTCAGGGCGGTCCGATATCATCGTCGGTGCAACGTCGTCCTTTGGCAGGCACGCCGCAGGCTCGCGCACAGCAGCCACCGACGAGGGCACATCCTGGCGGCCGGCCCCTGGCACGCGCTGGTCCCGGTACGCCCCAGCAACGGCATCAAGCGTCGCCAGGAGCCGGCACCAAAGTGGTGACGCCAGAGCAGAAGATCCTGCAGCTGTCCAAGTCTGGGGACTTGAAGGTAACTCGCAAGGTGGTGACCAGGGAGGAAATATTAGCCCAACGCCAGGCCCAGGCTCGCcagcaacgccagcagcaATCCCAATCGCAGCTACAAAAGGTGCTGGCACcagggcaaaggcaaagaatagCGCCCAAGCCAACGCCACAGCCCACACCGCtccagttggagctggaggaggataTGCACCAGCAACAGGTCCAGCTGTGCCCAATCACTGGCAAGCTGATTGGGGGGGAAGAGTCGCAGCTGCAGGTCGAGCATGAGCAAATGCAGGAGGAACAGCGCGAACAGCTGGAGGCAGCGCATGCGCTTTTGGGCAGCGATCAGCAGGTGCTGACCAACGAAGACGGCTCTGCTCTTCTGGTAAGAGGTGAAGATGGCACCGTCTACCAGGTGGCTGGCAAGAATGCCGAGGGCCAGACCATACTGGTTACCCAGGGACCGGATGGCGAGCAACAGTTCGCGTATGTGGCCGCCGCTGAAGGCGACGATCAGGATGTCCTTTCGCTAGACCATGCCGTGGCTGAGGCTGTCCAAGCTGGGGAACAatccgctgcagcagcaacatccgATGGCGAGCAAATTCTCGTCTCCATGACCGAGGAGGAGCTGGCCCAGCATCAGGCAGCCGCACTGCAGCAGGAGAGTTCTGGCACCGGCACGGGAACACCGGTCACTGCACAAATTCACATCACGACCTCTGACAGCGATGGCACCGAGTCCCAAATCCCGGCCGAGGTGGTGCGAGCGGATCTGCCCTCACCAGGTAATACAAATAACAATAATCTTCCATCTTCTGTGCATTAATCTCCCCTTTCTCTCCTTTCTTTGCACTTTTTCTCAGGGGGCACTCGTCGCGTCGTTTTGATGATACAGGATGGCACTTTTATGATGACTGAGATGAACGAGGAGCAATTCAAGACCCTCAACATCCCGACGTAAAAACATGTTAATAGTCTCTTAACCTAGCACTAGGCGTAGCCCCTAAGCCAGATAtacatactacatatatatatagaatgaGAGCACTGGTCGCCGTAGAACATGCGCGGCTTCGTTTAGGATAGGACATTCCCGAGAATACATTTtggggacatccatttccatctGACTAAAGTACACTTTGGTTTTTCCCTtattcttatatatatatataatttttttttttttttttgcaagttTTTTTCGTCTTCACTAATCTGATTGTTTTCCCGACAGTTTTtagtggagtggaggagaaACCATTTGGGGATTAGCCAAAAGAATAATTAAGTCAGAAGCTAAGATGAAcggcaaaaataataaaaaaaaaaaaacaaatcacatGCAGCTAGATAATAGTTGATCATTCAATTGCGGGGCGACTTATTAAGTAAGCGAAAAGAAGGGATCCAAGCGAAGAGGAATTATTTTATGTTATTGAACCAGaatcagaaacagaaccagacccaGAGCTAGGCCTAGGACACGGCATTTTCTTTACCATAACCcatacaacacacacactaatTATTtagtaattaattaattgagtTAAGTacgtatatataaatatatataaatgtgtaatcggcgacagaaagagagaagagagagagagagagagatagagggagagggatagaaaggaaaagaaagagagagatagagatagagatggagagagagatgaaaAATGCATCGTTTGCATTTAAACAGCAAATACTCGTCTTAAGAAATGCTAAAATAATATCTAGACTATAATTAACATTACGATAGATGTGAATTGTAACTTCtacaaataattttaatattt
The sequence above is a segment of the Drosophila pseudoobscura strain MV-25-SWS-2005 chromosome X, UCI_Dpse_MV25, whole genome shotgun sequence genome. Coding sequences within it:
- the Chro gene encoding uncharacterized protein Chro, translating into MLAQEIAPTEIGKHANIIGAAQEDLANMDVLVCGRCLKAYNFVEEFQSHKEDACEKENANLKDSLDTKPSIWAFSLWKATQLHARKESSASNSWAMYQHWVRLEESVREPWIVAGKTIQSFGKIAHGQLQDMPVRITKTVVNPNNNNNTSNSNNNASASPTRKSTANKLPALSNQLKDIENERPVSKPGTPTLPPTTTSTASSGGAVKPNNRIATRCDSKTEQRTEEAVEKIVAKRFNPRRKTHEYLVKWVDRSHNGNTWEVMANLESVPFFLQMFEKQLARQKLTREKGLDALKRLQHPVPSSKTDSPAPLSPATPQAQVSPSSRPSRTSKTKAMDAFKQWVTDTAVGDGSSSPSSGNDDESANEQEWAAATSGPTKRKLNQTDSSIEETAVNDSVELEDLEEDLPIHTVKRLKNGGSSVQQSKSRVHSADRQAASRINGNSAASGADSIKMGEIIYTDDTTSSGMFRKPEMPNTLLLKNNKVECPVRYLSRSEIASNNTGVFRVEHSEPTAPVTAVAAAVAAQKTSTSSASATTVGGGGIAKRLSVARPSHSNSSSPVTVSQRQQVIRPPGQGGPISSSVQRRPLAGTPQARAQQPPTRAHPGGRPLARAGPGTPQQRHQASPGAGTKVVTPEQKILQLSKSGDLKVTRKVVTREEILAQRQAQARQQRQQQSQSQLQKVLAPGQRQRIAPKPTPQPTPLQLELEEDMHQQQVQLCPITGKLIGGEESQLQVEHEQMQEEQREQLEAAHALLGSDQQVLTNEDGSALLVRGEDGTVYQVAGKNAEGQTILVTQGPDGEQQFAYVAAAEGDDQDVLSLDHAVAEAVQAGEQSAAAATSDGEQILVSMTEEELAQHQAAALQQESSGTGTGTPVTAQIHITTSDSDGTESQIPAEVVRADLPSPGGTRRVVLMIQDGTFMMTEMNEEQFKTLNIPT